DNA from Syntrophorhabdales bacterium:
GTGTCCAGAGTCCGGGGGCTGGCTTCGTGGACCGCGGCCTCAAGAATGCCGTGACCCCGGCCGGCAACGCGGGCTCTTCTACGAATGGTTCATCCGCCTTCCGCAGAAGCCATCGGGGGAAATTAACATCGTGCTCGAGTGCGGTGTCCTGAAGCCCAACGCGTTTGCCGCCTACAAGTACGGCTCCATCGAGCTGTGCGCTGGTGAGACGGGCGAGCGGATCGGCGCCGGTACGTGTGTCCGTCAGGAGGTCGATCCGGGGGTGAGCCCGGTGAACAACACGGCGCTTCCCAAGATCACGGCAATCGCCTACCCTGGCCCCTACGCCGACCCTGCCTTTACCACTCCCTTCCACCTGACCGCCTTCAAGAACCCGAGTTCCTACACACTGGCCTTCGACCCGGTGACCCGGGCCATGTCCAACAACGTCAACGCCCAGGTACTGGACGGCTCCACAAACGCCAGGATCCTCCTGAAGGCCTGTATGGACAAGACCGTCGTCACGAAGCTTCCCATGACCGGCCAGATCAATGCCCTGGGGGAAACGGAGTATGACCTCGAGGCGGGTGACCTGATCTGGGTGCGCATGGACATCCCCCGCCAGAACTCGGTCGACGTGTACTGCCACGCGCAGTCAGCGAGAGTGGCGGGTATAGGAGAGGGCTTCTAAGCCAAGCAACTGAACCGCTGATCCACCAACGTGGGAAGGTAGAATTTCACTCCTCTTCCTTCCCGCGTATTCTTTTGGACCGCGTTCTTTCTCCTGGTAATCGTCTGTGTTTGACAGCCACCGGGATTGTGCAGTTGTAGGTGAACTCGCCACTTTTCAAAACGAATAATTCCTTTCTTAGTTCTTTTGGATTGACAGCCAAGCGGAAACCTGGGTCAGGAAAACGGAGCATCCCACTGCCCAGGGTTTTTTGCTCCATGGGTTGTCTAAGCGAGAAGAAGCGCTTATATTCTCCGTGAATCGGTTTAGAGTGGGGGCCGGTCTATCTTTCGCTCTCCAAAGTACAAGACCAGATAGGAGTCATCTTGAGGCTCCTCCAGAGAAACACCGTTTCACATTCTCATCAACGTGATGACCCGATGACGAGGAGGCATGACGCATGAGGAAACTGTCGCTCCAGAGAGCCTTTCCGCAGAGCATCAGGGGCAGGCTCATCCTGCTTATGCTCGCGGTGCTTGTCCCGATTCTCATCCTGCAGGCATACACGTACTATGACGTGTACCGGGACCGACGAAACCAGGAACTCCTTGCCAACCTGGAAATGGGACGGGCAATGGGGAAAACGTTCGAGGGTTTCATTAACGATCTGTTACGGCAGGAGCTTGCGATAGGGTTGGCCGCCACCGCTTCACCGAGCATATCAGCTTCCGACTTTCGCCGGCTCCTCGAAAAGAGCGCGAAGGACAACCCCGCGGTCCGCCGCTTCAACTGGGTTGACCCGAACGGCATCGTCACCGCCTCCAGCATGCCCAGCGCTGTTGGGATCAGCATAGCGGACCGTGACTACTTTCAGCAGGTCCGCTCGGGCCGTGAATGGTCGGTGAGCGAGCTCCTTCTCTCGAAAGTGGAGCAGCTGCCATCCTTTGGTGTATGCCGGGCGATCCGCGATGCGAAGGGGACCTTCCTGGGGGTGGTCATGGCCGCCGTAGATCCCGAACGCATGGACGATGCCCTGGCAGTCCAACGGGCCGAACAGGGCGCCACGAGCCTCATAGACGACAAGGGCATGCTGGTCTACCGATACCCGCATGTCACGTGGACCTGGGAACAGCGAAGATGGCTCGAGATGCTGCCCATGCTCAAGAGGAGCCTGGCGGGCGAAGAACTCTCATTCGTGGATCTCTCCCCTATCAGCAAAACGAGCCGGATCATGGCAGCTGTCCCGATACGTTCGATCGGCTGGGTAGCCGCAGCGGGGCGCAATGAAGAAGACGCGATGCGGCCGGTGGTCTCCTTCATGCGGCGGCAAGGGATAGCCTTTGCCTCCGTCTGTTTTCTCGCCCTCCTCGCTGCCCTCGGCATCGCCCGCACCATCGCGTTACCCATAGAAAAACTTCAGGCTCACACGAGACTGCTGAAGGATGGAGACCTCGGCGCACGCATTGCCGAAGACGGCCCGTCCGAGCTCAAGGGACTTTCACAGACGTTCAACACCATGGCAGGGCAGCTGCAGGCGGACATCACCCGGCGGGAGGAGTCCGAACAGACGCTGCGGGAGAGCGAACAGCGCTACCGGAGCCTGGTAAGTCTCTCCCCGGACTGCATTGCGGTCCACCGCAACGGCTGCATGCGCTACGTCAACCCCGCCGGGACGCGCCTCCTGGGAGCCTCGAGCCCGCACGAGCTCATCGGAAAATCGATCTATGAGTACATCCCTCCGGAGAGGCTGGAGACTTCGCGGGCCCGTGTCCGGCAGGTGCAGGAGGAGGGACTCTCCACTCCGCTCCTCGAAGGGAAGTATCTGCGTCCCGACGGTACAGCCTTCTGGGGCGAGGCGACGGGCACCCCCATTACCTACGATGGCGAGCCCTCGGTGCAGCTTATCATCCGCGACGTCACCCAACGCAGGAAGGCCGAAGAACAATTGCAGGAATCGCACCGTCTCTTTCTCGACGTCATCGACGGCAGCCCCTCTCCCATTTTCCTGAAGGACCGGGAGGGAAGATTCATTACCATCAACGCGTCCTTGGAGAAGATGCTCGGGATAACAAGGGAAAAGCTTAAAGGTAAGACCGACTTCGATATAGCTACCAAGGACGTAGCCGATTACTGGCGCTCCCATGATGCCGAGGTCATGAGAACCGGTCAGCCCCTGCAGATCGAGGAGACAGCAGACTTACAGGACGGCCACCACGTGTTTCTGACGTGCAAGTTCCCTTTGGTCAACACCTCGGGTGAAGTCTACGGCGTTGGCGCCATCTCGCACGACATCACGGACCGTAAACGCACCGAGGAGGCGCTCAAGGAGAGCGAGCAGCGTTTCCGCACCTTGACTGAAGCTGCCCTGGAGGGCATCGGTGTCTCAGAAAATGGCCGGCTCGTGGACGCCAACGACCAGCTGCTCAAGATCCTCGGGGGTACTCGGGCCGAACTCATCGGGAAGGAGATCGCGACGCTCGTGGCGCCCGAAGACCGAGATCGGGTGATGAGCCACATTAGGAGTGGCGTTGAGAGTCACCTCGAGCATCGGATGTTCCGCCTGGATGGAACGCCGATCAGCGTCGAGACACACGGCCGGACGATTGGGAATCAAGGCCGGCAGATGCGGATCACGGCCATAAGAGACATCACGGAGCGCAAGCAAGCGGAGAAGGAACTTCAGAAGCTGGCATCTGTGGTGAGGTTCAGCGGCGAACTCGTCAACGTGTCGACCCTCGACGGAAAGATGGTCTTCCTCAACGAAGCGGGTGCGCGAATGCTCGGCGTAGAACCCGAAGAGGTTGAGCGCACAGACATCTTGCAGGTGATACCGGATCACCTACAGGAAAAAGCACGGGCCGAAGTCCTTCCTGCATTACGGGAGCATGGCGCATGGGAGGGTGACCTGCAATATCGCAATCTCAAGACCGGCGCACTGACGGACGTGCACGCCATGTGCTTCACGATCGCTGACCCCCAGACTGCGGAGCCTCTTTTTCTCGCCAATGTCTCACTCGACATCACGCAGCGCAAGAGAGTGGAGAAGGCCTTGCACGAAAGCGAGGAGAAGTTCAGGCTCATCGCCACGAACACTCCCGACCACATTCTCATGCAGGACGCTCAGCTTCGTTATACCTGGGTGTTGAATCCTCAGCTAGGTTTGACTGAGGAGGATATGCTTGGGAAGACTGATTTTGACATTCTTTCTGAACATGATGCAAAAACGCTCACTATCATCAAGAGGCGGGTACTTGAGACGGGCACCACTGAATATGTGAGTTCCCCTCTTAAAGCCCCCGACGGCGCCGTGCACTACTTTGAAGGCTCATATATTCCGAAACGTGATGCACGAGGCCGGACCAACGGCATCATCGGCTATTTCCGGAACGTAACGGCGCGGGTGAAGATGGAGGAGGCTCTCCGGAAGGCCCACGACGAATTGGAGAGGCGCGTTGAGGAGCGGACCGCTGAGCTGACCCAGGCGTATAAAAGGCTGGAAACAGAGATGACCGAGCGCGCGAAAGTGGAAGAGCAGCTCTGGCAGGCTCAGAAGATGGAGGCCATCGGCACCCTCGCCGGCGGTATCGCCCATGACTTCAACAACGTGCTCGCGGCCATTATCGGCTTCACAGAACTGGCAAAGGATAACATCCCGGCGGACGCGGATGCCCAGCATCACCTGAACCGGATATTTCAGTCGGGCCTCAGGGGGAGAGACCTCGTCAAGCAGATCCTCGCCTTCAGCCGGAAAGCAAAAGGAGAGCGGAAGGAGCTGAGCTTTACGCCTTTGATCAACGAGACGCACGCGCTGCTCAGATCCTCCCTGCCGAGCACCATACAGATGCCCCTCCTGATCAGTACGAACGACGATCATGTGTTCGCAGATGCCACGCAGCTCCAGCAGGTCCTCATGAACCTCGCCACCAATGCTGCCGATGCCATGCGGGAGGAGGGAGGACAGCTCACGATAGCGCTCTCCTCGGTCGTCTTTCCCGAAGGCAGCGTGCTACCCGATCCCGATATGAGCCCGGGCACCTACCTTAAGCTCACGGTGAAAGATACGGGAATGGGCATGACCGAAGACGTACGACAGAGGATATTCGAGCCCTTCTTCACGACCAAGGAACTGGGAAAAGGTACGGGCATGGGCCTTGCCGTTGTCTACGGGGTCATCAAGAGTCACAATGGCGCCGTCACGGTGCAGAGTGAAGTCGGACAGGGATCAACCTTTGACGTGTTCCTGCCTCACGTGCAAAAACCCGAGGCCACAAGGGAAGAAACAAGGGCCTTCGCGTTACCCAGAGGCACCGAGCGGATACTCTTTGTCGACGACGAGGAGCTGCTCATGGAGATGGGACAAAGTATGCTTGAGCACCTCGGGTACCAGGTGACGGTGGCCGCAAACGGCGCGGAAGCCTGGAACCTCTTTCTTGAGGATCCTTCACGCTTCGATCTTGTCATCACGGACCAGACCATGCCGGACGTGACCGGGCTGACGCTGGCCCGGAAGATGCTCAGAGTACGGAAGGAACTGCCCATCATCCTCTGCACGGGGTACAGCGAGATGGTGTCACCTGAAAAGGCAAAAGACGTGGGTATCTGTGCATTTGTCATGAAACCTGTGGTGAGAAAGGACCTGGCAGAGACGGTGCGCAGAGTGCTGGACGGGGCAACGGTCGGAATTTGACGTTGACGTTCCACTTGCTTCCAGACGGTTGACCTGAAGCAAATGCCGTCAACCGGAAAACATACGCTTTATGTAGATCAAAGGGGCGTCGAGGGAGTGGTGCCACAAGCGGCGGCCCTGTTAAGCGATTACAAAGTCAAAAAATTCCCGGTATCAGGTGCCAACGCACTTTGGCGCAATAGTCTGCATATCCCTGAAGGTCCCGCAGAAGTACTTTCTCCTCATTTACAATCCGGAAATAAAGGACGAGTGTGAAGAGGGGAATGAGCAGCAATGCCCACCACGAAGCAAGCGCGAGCGGCGTACCCACAATCAGAAACAGGGCGCCGGAGTACATCGGATGCCGGATGAGTCCGTATATGCCGGTCGAGATCACCTTTTGCCCTTCTTCGACACGGACATTCGCAGCTGCATACGTGTTTACCTTTGACACGAGATAGAAGATATAGAACGAGACCGCGACGAGGGCGTCTCCGAAGATCGAGACATACCATGGCACGTTCGACCAGCCAAAACGGAAATCAAGCGGCGGCACAATGATGAGCGCACCAAAGGAAACATAGAGAAAGAACATAATTACCTTTTGCGCAGGCTCCTTTTCGTGAGAAATGCCAGCTTCAATACGTCGCCTCAGCAATGCCGGATCGTGCTTTGCTAGATACACCGTGTATGCGAGGGAGCAAACAATAAACGTGGCAACGTATGCCCATCCCTGCCAATACGTAAGCGTCCCTGCTGGAATAAAGAGAAGAGCAAGGATGACAATCGTCCCGATAACGGATGAGCGGATGATGTGAGGAAGAGTTACTTTCATAATACGAAATATAATTCTTTTTAGAGTCTTGAAAAAATGTACCGTTCCGGAACCTATTTTAAACTGGCAGCTGATTCTAAAAAATTCCCGGTATAAGGTGCCAACGCACTTTGGCGCAATACTCCGTATAGCCGGGTAAATTTTCGGTAAGGAATTGTTCTTCATCAAACAGCCTCCAGACGAGGCCGAAGATCGCGAGGACAGAAGCGATGAGCCCCCAGTAGGAACCGAGCGCCAAGGACACTCCGATAGAGTAAACCGCAGCGCTTGAATACATCGGATTGCGTACGATGGCGTAGGGGCCGGTGGTGATCACTCTTTGGCCAGTGGTGATCTCGACGGTCGTGGAGCCAAAAGAGTTTTCTTTGAATACCCGGTAGACCATCCAAAGACTCACTATAATCAGGAGGTCGCCGACTATGGAGAGCCATGATGGCACGTTCGACCATGCGAAACGACGGTCCAGGCCGGGAATAATGAACGCAGCGATAGCCGGAAAGCCCGTGCACAACACTATAATCTTTTGAATGAGTCGTTGCTCCGCAGTCGGGCCACCCTTTGTTCTGTTTTCGAGAAGTATCGGATCTCTTATTATAGAAAGCGTCAGAAGAACACCTGATACGGCGCCTACCCCGAGATAGACCCATGCCTGCCAATAGTTGGTCGTCCCGGCCGATACAAGCAGAGTGACGCCTATGAGGACAGAGGCCATGGCGAACCCGAACCACATTTTTGCCTTAGGATTCTTCATGACGTAATGATAATACATCCAGAAAGTTAGTGAACAGTCACAAAGTGAAGCGAGTAATAATCAAACGTACAGGATTCTCACGAGTAGCAGATTGCAGTAGAGGAATTGCGACAGATGATTGATATTATTATTATTGGTGATTTCGCGCCCAGGTTTGTTGAGCTCACCGACCACGTGCTGTTTGGCGATGTCTGGGAACGCCCGGAGCTACGGAGGGGCCTCGCTCACTGCGGCGCAGCGACACGGCTCGATCTCTCATGCATACCTGGTCTTTCCTTTGACCTACTCATCAACGATGATCAGGCACACGCTCGCGGGAAGAGAACCCGTACATACGCTTGCACTTCTGCCCCACACGGCCCATCTCCACATCCGGGCGCCCGGTCTGTACGCAACGTCGGGGCCGACAGAATGGAAGAAAAGGGCATTGTCGCCTATCAAGCGGGTGGCGTGAAGGGTTCGGGCAGTAGTTCGTTTTGCATACTATGGAAAAATCAGATACACTATCACTGGTGGCTTACCCACCTATTCGAAACTCCGCTAACCACACCCTGGTAGAGATCCGGCAATGTACTCAAATCCGTTCCGACTCTAGACCACGGGAGAAGAGATTCCAAGAGACAGGAGTACGTTATGGAGACGACAAAAACGATAGCACTCGTGGCACACGACAACCGCAAGAAAGATCTCATCGAATGGTTTGAATTTAACTACAAGTCACTGGTCCATCATAAACTGGTATGTACTGGCACAACGGGGAGGCTCATCGAAGATGTGATTCAAAGGAAGCTCGTGGAGGAGCAATTCGACTACCATATAGAACGATTGAAATCGGGACCCTTGGGCGGCGACCAACAGTTGGGTGCAATGATCGCCGAAGGCAAGGTCGATGCAGTCATATTTCTATGGGATCCGATGCAGCCTCACCCGCACGACGTGGATGTGAAGGCGCTGTTACGGATCGCCGTCCTCTACAATGTGCCCATAGCCTGTAACCGGGCCACAGCCGACTTCATCATGTCCTCTCCGTTGTTGCGTGAACCCTATGCACCACTCCAGCAGGATTATGACTCCTACATCGAGAGGCCCGTCGATCTGGATCAGTGAGGTCAGCAGCGCACAGAGGTTCCACGCTTGACAGCGGCTTTCATATATCGCTACAGTGTTTCTTTTTAGGAACATCCTTGGAGCCCTCCTCCCCCAATGCAAAGAGCCTGGTAACAAACAGGCGAATTCTTGCTGCCATCCTGATTGGTCTTTCTGTCGTGGTGATCACGTACCTTCACCACATCACAACGAACGGCAATCAGCATCTTCATTCAATCTATGCCGAGCTTCACTATATACCTCTCCTTGCGGCGGGGCTTCTATTCGGATTTACAGGCGCACTGCTTACCTCCCTTATGGTTGCGCTGCTCTATGGGGGCTATATGATTGCTGACTGGCGCGGTGCTTCTCTGTGGCTGCTGGACAACTCGATCCATGTCATCTTCCCGGCCATGTTCGCGCTACTCATCGGTTTCTTTGTGGATCTGAAGAATAGCAGCAGAAAACAGCTGGAAGAGCACCGGTACCTGTCAGGTCTTGGCCAGGCGGCGGCGATCATTGTGCACGATTTGAAGAACCCGCTTCTCAACCTGAAGGCCGCGATCAGGCGACTGGAAAAGGGGACGATTACGTGTGAAGAGGTGGTAAGCGGCCTAAGCGGCGCCGTTGAGAAGATGGAGCTGGTCATGGATGGTGCGCTTGATTTCTCAAAACCACTGCAGCTTAATCGAAGAGAACACGATGCTGCGAAACTCATACGCGAGCTGCTCCAGACGTCCGCAGCGAAAGCGGAGCAGGAGGGGGTCGGATTGGTCATTGACGCCATAGAGCAGCCGCTCATGATTTCGGTGGACCCCGCATATCTGGAGAGAGCGCTGGCGAACCTCGTCAACAACGCTATTGAGGCGTCGCAGACAGGGCAGAGCGTCTCAATACGCCTGCTCAAGAGGAACAATATGGCGCTCATACGTATCAAAGATTATGGGAAGGGAATGGACAAGGACACTATCAAGCATCTTTTTATCCCTTTTTACAGCAAGAAGAGCAGCGGTACGGGACTCGGCATGGCAGTGGCAAGAAAGATTATCGAAGAGCACAACGGGCAAATAACCGTAAAAAGCCGCCCATCTCATGGTACAAAGATAGCAATACATCTGCCTCTAGTGCTCACGGTCCAGGAGCGTTAGACTCGAATACCTGATTGCAGGCTCATTGTAGGAAGGTCGCCCATGTTACGGCAAGGAGGAGACACGTGAACCCTGACCACGAGGAACAAATAAGAAAGATTATGGCTGAACTGCAGTGCTCTAAAGATTTCGTATGCCATAGATCAGGTTTCGCTAATCTCTGTAAAACAGGGGATATCGGCTCGGAGTCGTTTCTTGAGTGCCTGGAGAAAAATAGAGAAGGTTGCCTGTTCTTGCTGTCGTATGCAAACGTACATTTCTGCGATTGTCCCCTTCGCGTCTATATTGCGAAGAAACTGCAAAGATGAATTCCGAGTTTGACTTGGATGGTCAGGCGCGCGCCCTGTACCGAGATTTAACATACTCTTTACGTAAACCGGCGGGATCAAAAGACAACGATAGCCAGGCCGAGACTGGCCGCCACGAGTACGCATATCACGATAAGACAGGAGAAGCAGACGCGACTGATACGGCCCAGTTCTTTCATGAACTCCATGAGATGGGAAATATCCTTCCCTGAGGTAGTCGCTATCAACTTGAGGGGTGTTGCGAGACGTATCACGGTTATGCTTACGTACATGACAAGAAGTGCAATGAGCACCCAGAGGCCATAATCCACCACGGTGAGAAACGTGCGGCCGCTCTCACTTACCAGCACCAGCTCCCTGGGGTCGACAAACGTGAGCACTATATAGATAGCGGTAAGGATGCCGGCGACAAGGATGGCCTTTCCCGCACGCGCAACCTCTGCTGCAACGTCCGACAGTGTCTGGCTCTGTTCCGGGCTGAATTCATAGTCCATTGCGTGTCCTCCCATGCGTACGTACTTCTTAGCTTTGGAAGCTGCCTTTCACCTCTCAGATCCTGAAAAGATGAGGAACGAAACGGCTGAGATTGTTCGTTATGGGTGTCGTGTCCTCCCGCATGCCGATTCCTCCCGCACGATCACCGATGATCCACGAACCTATGACAGGATAGTTGCCCTCGAAATCCGGTAGCTCTTTATACTCCTGGTAGATGGCCCTTTTTCCTTTTCGCACGAACCATGTGCCTGTCCTCACGTTCTCCCCTTCCCTGGAAAAGAAAGGTTTTTCAACGAACGTCCTGTCGCTGTTGGGCGGCTCGAAGAATGAGGGCAGGAGATTGGGGTGATTCGGGTACATCTCCCAGAGAAGCGGGAGTATAGCTTTGTTACTCAGAATCATCTTCCACGAGGGCTCAAAGAGTGAGAGCGTGGAGGTAAGCAACTGGTTGGAAAAAGACTCCGTGATGATCCACTCCCAGGGATAGAGCTTGAACATAAAGTTGATGGGTCTGTCCTGGAGATCCACAAACTGCCGTGCAGCGAGATCCCAGCCCACGTCGTCGATATAGATATGGTCGGTCTCAATACCCGCCTGAATGGCAAGATCTCTCAAATACTCTGTTGTGGTGAGATCCTCAAGAGTATCCTTCACGCACGAGAAGTAGAGGACGTCACCACCTACGGCACTTCTGATCCCCGTCTGGAATACGTCTAGGAGTTTCTCGTGGATCGAGTTGAACTGATCTTCTTTCGGCGCGTAATCCTGGAGCCAGTAGTACTGCACGATGCTCGCCTCAAAGAGGGCTGTCGGCGTGTCGGCATTGAACTCGAGGAGCTTAGGCTCACCGTTGCCGTCGTACCACAGGTCGAACCTGCCATAAATCGACGGCTCTCTCCTCTCCCACGAGTTCTCCACGTACCGGTGAAATGCCGCAGGGATGGCAAGCCTCTCGTAAAGCTGCTCCCTAACCACCCGATCCACCAGATCAAGACACATGCGGTAAAGCTCTTCGGTTGCCGCCTCCAGCCTATCCACTTCATCCGAGGTGAACTCATAGTACGCAGATTCGTCCCAGTACGGCTTTCCCTCCATTTCATAGAAATGGAAACCGACTTCCTCGAGCCGTGCCTTCCAGTTCTTGCGAATATTCGAAACAGGAGATCGTTTCATCCGGTGCTACCCATGCGAACCAAAGGAGCCGTGAAATCCCCATCCGCCGCGCACCACACCGACGCTTCTAGCAGTGCGTACAGAAGGATTGTTGACGGGATCGCCACTGGAGCCACGGTACCATGGTCCATAGTAGGACCTGTAGTAGACACCCCCTCCCATATGCTCCCTTTCCTCGGTGCACTTAGATGCGTCCCCGTAGTCCTTGACGCAATCATCCCAGCTTGCGTACTGGTTCCTCTGCTGACAACCGATGAGCACGCTCCCGGTTACCAGAACGAGCGTAATGACTTTAGACTTTTTCATGCACGCAGAATAGCCTCTCCCTTCTCTCCTGAATATATCGGCAGACAAGAGAGAAAGAAAAGCGCATGAAAAAGGGCATGAAGAAATCGGTCATCATGCGGGCGTTGCCTCACACACAAAAAGCCTGTTGGGATAGCCTCCCGAGACAGGGTCCCATACTGAATCGCTGGTGAGCAGATTGATATTGGGCTTGTTGTCTGTCGGATTTCCCCAGCCGAAGTCGACGGCGATCATACCGGGCCCAACATCTTCGGTAATCTTTGCCTTCACGATAATCTTTCCTCGAGGCGATGCCAACTCAACAGGGGTATCCTGCTGTATGCCTCTCTTTTGAGCATCAGCCGGATGTATGCTGAGAAGAGGGTCAGGATAGATCCTGCCGGCAGTGGGAAGATTGACCAGCTTCGTATGCACGTATTCGGCGGTCCTGCGCGTAGTGCCGAGGAGACTGTACTCCCTCGAAGCAGAGGCGTCCCCGAGAGATTCCTCCGGGGACCGGAATGCCGGCAGAGCGCCGTAATTGGCCTTCTTGCATCTCTCAGAATAGCACTGAACCATGCGCGAAGGCGTCTGGAAGCCATCCTTTTCATACTTTCTGTAGACCATGGGCGAAGAGGCGTAGACTATCTGATTCTTCCTCAAATCATCCAGGGTGACACCCGCCGGCTTGACTGCAAAGTTGATCCATTCCTCAGCGTTCTTGAAAGGGTAGCTCTGCTCGATGCCCATCCTCCGGGCGAGCTCATACTCGATCTCGAATACTGACTTCGATTCGCCGAGAGGCTCGACGAGTTTTTCCCGAAGCGCAAAGAACCCGCCACGGCTGCTCGAGTAGGCCCGGTAATCAACTGCTTCCAGGTCTGCGGCAGCCGGAAGAACGAGGTCTGCCATTTCAGTCGTTCCGGTCGGAAAGATATCAAGCACCATCAGAAAATCCAATTTCTGCAACGCCTGCATCGTGCGATTCTGGTTCGCCTGAACAAGTACAGGATTAGCGTGGTGCACAACCATGGCCCTGGGCCTGCCGGGCGCATCCTTGAGCAGCGCCTCTTTGATGAAAGGAAACGGCACCTGGGGAAATAACGGGAACACTTCTTTGCCCATCGATTTCTTTTCCAGCTTTATCGTGGGCAACGCTGCCTGAGCAGCAAAGGGGAAGAAGACATTCCCACCCTCTTTCTCGATATTGCCGGTGAGCGCGATCAACAGACAGATGGCTCTCGCCATGTCCACACCTGCGGTATGCATGTCGATCCCGTTCCCGTCGACGATCGTAGCTCCATCGGCTTTTGCATAAAACCGCGCGATCTCTCTTATCTTCCCTGCAGAGACTGATGTGATCTTTTCTGCCCACTCGGGGGACGTAAGCTCCACGTGTTTCCTGATGTCATCAAAACCAGCCACCCATCGTTTCACGAAGGCTTCGTCGTAGAGTCCCTCGGCGATGATGGTGTGAGCCATTGCCAAGCCCAACGCCACGTCTGTGCCAATGTTGGGCCGGATCCAGTCATCAGCCAGCGGAACCGATTCCGAGTGAACCGGATCAACGACGATGATCCTTGCGCCTCTCTCCTTGAGCCGGGCCGGGATCTGGTGAAAGCCGTCATATGCAGCGTAGTTGCTGTACCGCGTCGTGTTCACCGGGTTCAAAGCCCAGAATATTGCGAGTTTCGTGTGCTCGTAATCAGGCTCAGGTCTCCCCCCAAAGGCATCCATGAACGCGATTCGTCTTGGAACATGACAGAGATTCGCCGCGCCCGTAAGATTGGGAGAACCGTAGGCGCCCATGAACTGCAGGAACCCGTCCCTGCCTCCGTACGTGACCGGAGCTCCATGGCAATGCACAAGGCTCTCGGGTCCGTAACTCTCCCTTATCTTCGCAAGCCTGTCCGCAGCGATATCGAATGCTTCATCCCAGGTGATTCGGCTGAACCCTCCCTTTGTTTTCTTGCGCGGATAGGCAAGGCGCTCCTTTGACTCCAGCATCGGCTTTATCGCCTGGGCTTTGGGACACAGGTAGCCTTTGTTCACCGGATGGTCCGGATCTCCCTCCACGCGGGAGACGCGGCCGTCCTTGATATGGGCCTTGATGCCGCAGTTGGCATGGCAGAACCCGCACAGTGATCGCACAACTTTTTCATTCATCTCCCTCTCCTTCCATCTCGGTCGCCGGTACTGGAATTACT
Protein-coding regions in this window:
- a CDS encoding PAS domain S-box protein encodes the protein MRKLSLQRAFPQSIRGRLILLMLAVLVPILILQAYTYYDVYRDRRNQELLANLEMGRAMGKTFEGFINDLLRQELAIGLAATASPSISASDFRRLLEKSAKDNPAVRRFNWVDPNGIVTASSMPSAVGISIADRDYFQQVRSGREWSVSELLLSKVEQLPSFGVCRAIRDAKGTFLGVVMAAVDPERMDDALAVQRAEQGATSLIDDKGMLVYRYPHVTWTWEQRRWLEMLPMLKRSLAGEELSFVDLSPISKTSRIMAAVPIRSIGWVAAAGRNEEDAMRPVVSFMRRQGIAFASVCFLALLAALGIARTIALPIEKLQAHTRLLKDGDLGARIAEDGPSELKGLSQTFNTMAGQLQADITRREESEQTLRESEQRYRSLVSLSPDCIAVHRNGCMRYVNPAGTRLLGASSPHELIGKSIYEYIPPERLETSRARVRQVQEEGLSTPLLEGKYLRPDGTAFWGEATGTPITYDGEPSVQLIIRDVTQRRKAEEQLQESHRLFLDVIDGSPSPIFLKDREGRFITINASLEKMLGITREKLKGKTDFDIATKDVADYWRSHDAEVMRTGQPLQIEETADLQDGHHVFLTCKFPLVNTSGEVYGVGAISHDITDRKRTEEALKESEQRFRTLTEAALEGIGVSENGRLVDANDQLLKILGGTRAELIGKEIATLVAPEDRDRVMSHIRSGVESHLEHRMFRLDGTPISVETHGRTIGNQGRQMRITAIRDITERKQAEKELQKLASVVRFSGELVNVSTLDGKMVFLNEAGARMLGVEPEEVERTDILQVIPDHLQEKARAEVLPALREHGAWEGDLQYRNLKTGALTDVHAMCFTIADPQTAEPLFLANVSLDITQRKRVEKALHESEEKFRLIATNTPDHILMQDAQLRYTWVLNPQLGLTEEDMLGKTDFDILSEHDAKTLTIIKRRVLETGTTEYVSSPLKAPDGAVHYFEGSYIPKRDARGRTNGIIGYFRNVTARVKMEEALRKAHDELERRVEERTAELTQAYKRLETEMTERAKVEEQLWQAQKMEAIGTLAGGIAHDFNNVLAAIIGFTELAKDNIPADADAQHHLNRIFQSGLRGRDLVKQILAFSRKAKGERKELSFTPLINETHALLRSSLPSTIQMPLLISTNDDHVFADATQLQQVLMNLATNAADAMREEGGQLTIALSSVVFPEGSVLPDPDMSPGTYLKLTVKDTGMGMTEDVRQRIFEPFFTTKELGKGTGMGLAVVYGVIKSHNGAVTVQSEVGQGSTFDVFLPHVQKPEATREETRAFALPRGTERILFVDDEELLMEMGQSMLEHLGYQVTVAANGAEAWNLFLEDPSRFDLVITDQTMPDVTGLTLARKMLRVRKELPIILCTGYSEMVSPEKAKDVGICAFVMKPVVRKDLAETVRRVLDGATVGI
- a CDS encoding isoprenylcysteine carboxylmethyltransferase family protein produces the protein MKVTLPHIIRSSVIGTIVILALLFIPAGTLTYWQGWAYVATFIVCSLAYTVYLAKHDPALLRRRIEAGISHEKEPAQKVIMFFLYVSFGALIIVPPLDFRFGWSNVPWYVSIFGDALVAVSFYIFYLVSKVNTYAAANVRVEEGQKVISTGIYGLIRHPMYSGALFLIVGTPLALASWWALLLIPLFTLVLYFRIVNEEKVLLRDLQGYADYCAKVRWHLIPGIF
- a CDS encoding isoprenylcysteine carboxylmethyltransferase family protein, yielding MKNPKAKMWFGFAMASVLIGVTLLVSAGTTNYWQAWVYLGVGAVSGVLLTLSIIRDPILLENRTKGGPTAEQRLIQKIIVLCTGFPAIAAFIIPGLDRRFAWSNVPSWLSIVGDLLIIVSLWMVYRVFKENSFGSTTVEITTGQRVITTGPYAIVRNPMYSSAAVYSIGVSLALGSYWGLIASVLAIFGLVWRLFDEEQFLTENLPGYTEYCAKVRWHLIPGIF
- a CDS encoding methylglyoxal synthase; translated protein: METTKTIALVAHDNRKKDLIEWFEFNYKSLVHHKLVCTGTTGRLIEDVIQRKLVEEQFDYHIERLKSGPLGGDQQLGAMIAEGKVDAVIFLWDPMQPHPHDVDVKALLRIAVLYNVPIACNRATADFIMSSPLLREPYAPLQQDYDSYIERPVDLDQ